From Hylaeus volcanicus isolate JK05 chromosome 2, UHH_iyHylVolc1.0_haploid, whole genome shotgun sequence, the proteins below share one genomic window:
- the LOC128872412 gene encoding corepressor interacting with RBPJ 1, whose amino-acid sequence MGKGFNNYMCKKFFHPASRDNLKRVWMAEQQAEAYKKKQEELRVQYEKEQDLHNNKALLSKESKDKLSVNFMYEPPPGAKKEREKEDNEPEYKFEWQRKYNAPRESYCKGDSEIRDQPFGIQVRNVRCIKCHKWGHINTDKECPLYSQAMSVVMANNSQTPSAPDALTLVQQMREDGLALKKSALNAQQHLRVPEHEHLMVSDDEEQSEITFLKTLSKKEKKKLLRKLQQLEKKTKKTKKRKSKHKKIKRKKSSSDTDSDTENNSSDTVSSSSSSDSTTDSGHVSKESKKKRQKKEKTDCKISNSEITDHRKKKEKRKINNRREGREYEYKMEDKYKKSDRKDEKKSKNRDFVNHRKRKNIEFDEDRNSERRDRKRTKRSKD is encoded by the exons ATGGGAAAaggatttaataattacatgtGCAAGAAGTTTTTCCATCCAGCATCTCGAGATAACTTAAAACGA GTATGGATGGCTGAACAGCAAGCAGAGGCTTACAAGAAAAAGCAGGAGGAATTACGTGTTCAATATGAAAAGGAACAAGATCTTCATAATAACAA AGCATTACTCAGCAAAGAAAGCAAAGACAAACTTAGTGTAAATTTCATGTACGAACCTCCTCCTGGAgcaaagaaagagagagagaaagaagacAACGAGCCGGAGTATAAATTTGAATGGCAACGCAAGTATAACGCGCCTAGAGAAAGTTATTGCAAAGGAGACAGTGAAATCAGAGATCAACCATTTGGTATTCAAGTACGTAACGTACGTTGTATCAAGTGTCATAAGTGGGGACATATAAACACAG ATAAGGAGTGTCCTCTGTATAGTCAAGCAATGAGTGTAGTAATGGCAAATAATTCGCAAACTCCATCTGCTCCTGATGCTCTGACTCTAGTTCAACAAATGAGAGAAGATGGTTTAGCTCTTAAAAA ATCAGCACTCAATGCTCAACAACATTTACGGGTTCCAGAACATGAACATCTTATGGTCTCTGATGACGAGGAGCAATCAGAAATAACGTTTTTAAAAACTCTGTccaagaaagaaaagaaaaagttattaag GAAATTACAGCAACTCGAAAAAAAGActaagaaaacgaaaaaacgaaagtcgaaacacaaaaaaataaaacgcaaAAAGAGTAGCAGTGATACAGATAGCGATACGGAGAATAATAGTAGCGACACTGTTAGTAGTAGCAGTAGTAGTGACAGTACCACTGACAGTGGCCATGTGTCGAAAgaatcgaaaaagaaacgacaaaagaaggaaaagacaGATTGTAAGATCTCAAACAGTGAAATTACGGATCATCGTAAAAAGAAGGAGaagcgtaaaataaataatcggaGGGAGGGACGTGAATACGAGTACAAAATGGAagataaatacaaaaagagTGATCGGAAGGAtgagaaaaaaagtaaaaacagaGATTTTGTTAACCACAGGAAGAGAAAAAACATAGAATTTGACGAGGATAGAAATAGTGAAAGGCGCGATAGAAAGAGAACAAAACGATCTAAagattaa